The following are encoded together in the Nitrospira sp. genome:
- a CDS encoding DEAD/DEAH box helicase, with the protein MPLSGFHPLIAEWFQSSVGEPTEVQQQAWPAIQSGADALIAAPTGSGKTLAAFLSCIDHLFKQALNRELDDHTQVLYVSPLKALSNDIQKNLQKPLAEIGERALQAGLMMPELRVLVRTGDTPMADRQQMLKRPPHILVTTPESLFILLTADKSRRLLQTVRTVIVDEIHALAPNKRGAHVALSLERLEALTFTKPQRIGLSATQRPIETVAAFLVGKRALSTDLYSVPSPQPSALCRIINVGHTRQMDLAVEVPKDELSAIATNAIWSDIYDRLAELVREHRTTLVFVNTRRLAERVSHYLEERLSNLGPDAVAAHHGSLSRQIRLSAEERLKSGKTRVVVATASLELGIDVGTVDLVCQIGSPRAIATCLQRIGRAGHWIKAIPKGRLFATTRDELLECAALICAIKNGTLDRIEVPSAPLDILAQQIVAAAATQSWTEEDLFTLVRCADPYRHLERATFDRIVRMLTEGIATNRGRGLAYLYHDRINGRIKGRRGARLAAITSGGAIPDTANYAVVAEPDGTVVGTVDEDFAVESLAGDIMLLGNTSWRIKGVEMGKVRVEDAHGAPPSIPFWRGEAPSRTTELSAEVALLRAEIDRIANGTSSPLTSYASPVQWLHHACGLDQRGAQQAIEYVLAGKGVLGVVPTQDTIVAERFFDESGGMQLVIHAPFGGRINKAWGLALRKRFCVTFDFELQAAATDNGLVISLGEKHSFPLESVFGYLHSKTVREVLIQAVLLAPMFTTRWRWNVSRALALLRFSNGRKVPPQIQRMKAEDLLAAVFPDAIACQENLTGQRAARHIPDHPLVQETLRDCLTEAMDVEGLTEVLRRVESGAIRCVAVETPAPSGFSHEILNANPYAFLDDAPLEERRSRAVELRRTLPPELLGEIGALDPKAIEEVGRESWPLVRDADELHDALLTLVWVPESEATQWVSYLPELVESGRALLLTVRGEGLGVRGWSATEYHERVEQVLTGRDDSMLDVIVLGWMESIGPTTIDELAHRLHVPSPAVETAMMRLEGQGQVLRGRFRGISALSPSLDGARDSEPVEGQSSVLSIVSTSEWCHRRLLARIHRLTIGILRKEVEPVTASDFMRFLLQWQHVMPGARQHGEAGLTEVIKQLAGFEAAASAWEPQLLRVRMAKYEPELLDRLCLSGAVSWGRLSPHPKLTQGGGMERRRITPTSLAPISVFPRDERNWLLTAYYRDVAVEGLDPFAPLSAVGQDLYRTLQQQGASFFGDLVRSTNHLATEVEQGLWELVAAGLVTADGFDNLRALMDPHRRRAEGRERSRRPRHSAGRWSLLRTAESDRLSAVSVSEHVAQQLLRRYGVVFRDLLVRESLVSSWRDLLVQYRRMEMAGEVRGGRFVDGFTGEQFALPEAVEGLRAIRKMTASPGTGQEIKLSATDPLNLAGVILPGPRVSAIPTNFLVLRDGAVVRTVIGRHADLTVAEPPGSATVQQPA; encoded by the coding sequence ATGCCGCTCTCGGGTTTTCATCCCCTCATTGCTGAATGGTTTCAGTCGTCGGTCGGTGAACCAACGGAGGTTCAGCAACAGGCGTGGCCAGCGATTCAGTCTGGAGCAGATGCACTGATCGCGGCACCGACCGGATCGGGCAAGACCCTCGCAGCCTTTCTCTCCTGCATTGACCACCTCTTCAAGCAAGCCCTCAATCGCGAGCTTGATGATCACACTCAGGTGCTTTACGTTTCCCCGCTGAAGGCCCTGAGTAACGACATCCAGAAAAATCTCCAGAAGCCTCTTGCCGAGATCGGTGAGCGTGCACTTCAAGCCGGACTCATGATGCCGGAGTTGCGCGTGCTGGTCCGTACCGGCGATACCCCGATGGCGGATCGACAGCAGATGCTCAAGCGGCCGCCGCACATTCTCGTGACGACGCCGGAGTCTCTCTTCATCTTACTGACGGCTGACAAGAGCCGACGGCTGTTGCAGACAGTGCGCACAGTGATTGTCGATGAGATCCATGCCCTTGCGCCAAATAAACGTGGTGCCCATGTGGCGCTGTCACTCGAACGGCTGGAAGCGTTGACGTTCACGAAGCCGCAGCGTATCGGCCTCTCCGCTACGCAACGCCCCATTGAAACCGTGGCCGCATTTCTTGTGGGCAAACGTGCTCTATCAACTGATCTCTACTCAGTCCCGAGTCCTCAGCCTTCAGCCCTCTGCCGTATCATCAACGTCGGCCACACCCGCCAGATGGATCTCGCGGTTGAAGTACCAAAAGATGAGCTGAGTGCCATTGCCACCAATGCGATCTGGTCCGATATCTACGACCGGTTGGCTGAATTGGTGCGAGAACATCGCACGACCTTGGTGTTCGTCAATACACGCCGCTTGGCCGAGAGGGTCTCGCACTATCTGGAGGAACGGCTTTCGAATCTCGGGCCTGACGCGGTCGCGGCCCATCACGGCAGCCTCTCACGGCAAATCCGTTTATCAGCCGAGGAACGCTTGAAGTCGGGCAAGACGCGCGTGGTCGTGGCAACGGCATCACTGGAACTCGGCATTGATGTGGGCACCGTCGATCTGGTTTGCCAGATCGGTTCACCGAGAGCGATTGCGACCTGTCTCCAGCGAATCGGTCGTGCCGGCCACTGGATCAAGGCCATTCCAAAAGGCCGCCTGTTCGCCACGACGAGAGACGAATTACTCGAATGTGCGGCGCTGATCTGTGCGATCAAGAATGGAACGTTGGATCGCATAGAGGTCCCATCGGCACCATTGGATATCCTGGCTCAACAGATCGTCGCGGCGGCAGCGACCCAGAGCTGGACGGAAGAGGACCTGTTTACGCTTGTGCGCTGTGCTGATCCCTATCGTCATCTAGAGCGGGCAACGTTTGATCGGATCGTCCGCATGTTGACGGAAGGGATCGCCACCAACCGAGGAAGAGGGTTGGCCTATCTGTACCATGACCGTATTAACGGTCGGATCAAGGGGCGGCGTGGGGCGAGGCTTGCGGCGATCACCTCCGGTGGCGCGATTCCCGACACAGCGAACTATGCGGTGGTGGCAGAGCCGGACGGTACGGTGGTGGGCACGGTGGATGAAGATTTTGCCGTGGAGAGTCTCGCCGGCGACATCATGTTGCTCGGCAACACATCCTGGCGGATCAAAGGCGTTGAAATGGGCAAGGTGCGGGTGGAGGATGCTCACGGTGCACCACCCAGCATTCCCTTCTGGCGCGGCGAGGCTCCTTCCCGTACAACCGAACTCTCCGCGGAAGTGGCGTTATTGCGCGCTGAGATTGATAGAATTGCGAACGGAACTTCTTCACCCTTGACCTCTTACGCCTCACCTGTTCAGTGGCTTCACCACGCATGCGGACTCGATCAACGGGGCGCTCAACAGGCGATTGAATATGTGTTGGCAGGAAAGGGTGTGCTTGGCGTAGTCCCGACGCAAGATACCATTGTCGCCGAACGGTTCTTCGATGAAAGCGGCGGGATGCAGCTGGTGATCCACGCACCATTCGGCGGACGGATCAACAAGGCCTGGGGGCTGGCGCTGCGCAAACGGTTCTGTGTGACATTCGACTTCGAGTTACAGGCTGCGGCGACGGACAATGGTCTTGTAATCTCGCTCGGTGAGAAGCACAGTTTTCCGCTTGAATCTGTCTTCGGCTATCTCCACTCCAAGACGGTGCGTGAGGTCTTGATCCAGGCCGTCCTACTCGCGCCGATGTTCACCACCCGCTGGCGATGGAATGTGTCACGAGCGCTGGCGCTGCTGCGTTTTTCCAACGGCAGGAAAGTTCCTCCGCAGATTCAGCGGATGAAAGCAGAGGATTTGTTGGCTGCGGTCTTTCCTGATGCGATCGCTTGCCAGGAAAACCTCACAGGGCAACGGGCGGCCCGACACATTCCTGACCATCCGCTGGTACAGGAGACACTGCGCGACTGTCTGACGGAGGCGATGGATGTGGAGGGGCTCACGGAGGTTCTCCGACGGGTCGAATCCGGCGCGATCCGCTGTGTGGCGGTGGAGACGCCGGCGCCGTCAGGCTTTTCCCATGAAATTCTCAATGCCAATCCCTATGCCTTTCTGGACGATGCCCCATTGGAGGAACGGCGATCTCGTGCAGTTGAACTACGGCGGACCTTGCCGCCGGAACTGCTTGGAGAGATCGGCGCGCTCGATCCGAAGGCGATTGAGGAAGTGGGCCGTGAATCATGGCCGCTGGTGCGTGATGCCGATGAACTGCACGATGCACTGTTGACCTTGGTCTGGGTGCCGGAGTCTGAAGCCACACAGTGGGTCTCCTATTTACCAGAACTTGTGGAATCCGGGCGGGCACTCCTACTCACCGTGAGGGGTGAGGGGTTAGGAGTGAGGGGATGGAGTGCGACAGAATATCATGAGAGAGTCGAACAAGTATTAACGGGTAGGGATGACTCAATGCTCGATGTGATCGTGTTGGGGTGGATGGAGAGCATTGGCCCGACAACGATAGACGAATTGGCCCATCGGCTGCATGTGCCATCGCCCGCAGTGGAGACAGCGATGATGAGATTGGAAGGGCAGGGGCAAGTTCTCCGTGGTCGATTCCGAGGAATATCAGCACTCAGTCCTTCCCTCGACGGTGCTCGGGACTCTGAGCCTGTCGAAGGGCAGTCCTCAGTCCTCTCGATCGTTTCTACGTCGGAATGGTGTCACCGCCGCCTGTTAGCTCGGATCCATCGCCTGACGATCGGCATCTTGCGCAAGGAAGTGGAGCCGGTCACAGCGTCGGACTTCATGCGATTCTTGCTGCAATGGCAGCATGTGATGCCAGGGGCTCGTCAGCATGGTGAGGCGGGGCTGACTGAGGTGATCAAACAGCTAGCCGGGTTTGAAGCTGCAGCCTCTGCCTGGGAGCCACAGCTTTTACGAGTCCGCATGGCCAAGTACGAACCGGAACTGTTAGACAGACTGTGTCTGAGTGGAGCGGTGAGCTGGGGGCGTCTCTCACCTCATCCGAAATTGACTCAGGGTGGCGGGATGGAGCGGCGGCGCATCACTCCTACCAGCCTTGCGCCCATCAGTGTCTTTCCTCGCGACGAGAGGAACTGGTTGCTCACTGCGTACTATCGTGATGTGGCTGTAGAGGGTCTTGATCCTTTCGCACCGTTGAGTGCAGTGGGACAAGATCTCTATCGTACGCTGCAGCAACAGGGCGCCAGTTTCTTCGGTGATCTTGTGAGGAGCACCAATCATCTTGCGACGGAAGTGGAACAGGGATTGTGGGAATTGGTGGCGGCTGGGTTGGTCACGGCTGATGGATTCGATAATCTTCGGGCGCTCATGGACCCGCATCGACGTCGCGCTGAAGGGCGTGAGCGATCGCGGCGGCCTCGGCACTCGGCCGGCCGGTGGTCGCTGTTGCGGACAGCTGAGAGCGACCGGCTGTCGGCTGTCAGTGTAAGCGAACACGTGGCTCAGCAATTGCTCCGCCGCTACGGCGTGGTGTTTCGAGATCTGTTGGTGCGTGAATCGCTAGTTTCTTCGTGGCGAGATCTGTTGGTGCAGTATCGGAGGATGGAGATGGCCGGGGAAGTGCGCGGCGGCCGGTTCGTCGACGGATTCACAGGAGAACAATTCGCGTTGCCTGAAGCGGTGGAGGGCTTGCGAGCGATCAGGAAAATGACTGCATCGCCAGGGACAGGGCAAGAGATCAAACTGTCAGCCACAGACCCATTGAACCTCGCCGGGGTGATCCTGCCGGGCCCTCGTGTTTCTGCCATACCCACAAACTTTCTCGTATTGAGAGATGGCGCAGTGGTCCGCACGGTGATCGGGCGCCACGCTGACCTCACGGTTGCCGAACCGCCTGGTTCGGCAACCGTTCAGCAGCCTGCTTGA
- a CDS encoding glycosyltransferase: protein MQLSIVIPAFNEARLIQQTLRSVATSVAAHTKPGFTSEVIVVDNNSSDNTADLARQAGARVVFEPINQIGRARNAGATQATGDWLLFLDADSLLSPELLADILRVLESGKYVGCGSTLRMDDLPWWANLTLQLWTTTSVFCRWAAGALVVCRRDAFQAVGGFDQELYALDEIRLSKQLKQWGRQRGLQFTILTRHPLETSSRKISLYSSREIAAQIFRIFFLPKKTLQDKKHLSVWYDGRR from the coding sequence ATGCAACTCTCCATCGTCATCCCCGCGTTCAACGAGGCACGTCTGATCCAACAGACCCTCCGGTCCGTGGCAACTTCGGTTGCCGCACATACAAAGCCTGGGTTCACATCGGAAGTAATCGTGGTCGACAACAATTCCAGCGACAACACAGCAGACCTCGCCAGACAGGCCGGAGCTCGCGTCGTCTTCGAACCGATCAACCAGATCGGTCGAGCACGCAATGCCGGTGCAACGCAGGCCACCGGTGATTGGCTGCTGTTTTTAGATGCGGACAGTCTGCTCAGCCCAGAACTGCTGGCAGATATTCTGCGTGTGCTTGAGTCAGGGAAATATGTTGGCTGCGGGAGCACGTTACGGATGGATGACTTGCCCTGGTGGGCCAATCTCACGTTGCAACTTTGGACCACGACCTCGGTATTCTGTCGCTGGGCTGCCGGGGCACTCGTGGTCTGCCGACGCGATGCCTTTCAAGCCGTCGGCGGGTTCGACCAGGAACTGTATGCATTGGATGAAATCCGGCTCAGTAAGCAGCTCAAACAATGGGGTCGGCAGCGGGGCTTGCAGTTCACCATTTTAACCAGACACCCGCTTGAAACCTCATCTCGCAAAATCTCGCTCTACTCAAGCCGCGAGATCGCGGCCCAGATCTTCCGCATCTTCTTCCTCCCAAAGAAGACGCTTCAAGACAAGAAGCATCTCTCGGTCTGGTACGACGGCCGACGCTGA